A DNA window from Roseovarius sp. Pro17 contains the following coding sequences:
- the rpsO gene encoding 30S ribosomal protein S15, with the protein MSITVEEKHRLMKEFATKEGDTGSPEVQVAILTSRITTLTEHFKTHKKDNHGRRGLLKMVALRRKLLDYTKSKDVARYQDLIKRLGIRR; encoded by the coding sequence ATGTCGATTACCGTCGAAGAAAAGCACCGCTTGATGAAGGAATTCGCGACCAAAGAAGGCGACACCGGTTCGCCCGAAGTTCAGGTCGCCATCCTTACCTCGCGCATCACCACCCTTACTGAGCATTTCAAGACCCACAAGAAGGACAACCACGGTCGCCGTGGCCTTCTGAAAATGGTCGCCCTGCGCCGCAAACTGCTGGACTACACCAAGTCCAAGGATGTTGCCCGCTATCAGGACCTGATCAAGCGTCTCGGCATCCGTCGCTGA
- a CDS encoding calcium-binding protein produces the protein MLLLAGLMGMMALGATAFMGLSAEQDDDSSADRDVSEQEDHADEQAVADVGAQGNGTSILDFLKDEAEDGNDLAGDDDKGSGAEISVKASDQAPPAGSDAEIDSDTQDTREAKSNKVAAERITVGTPEGDLLDGADARDVANGYDGDDTMSGRLNDDELWGAFGADSLAGGAGHDTLHGGAGDDVMLGEDGDDNMFGHGDNDTMSGGAGDDSLVGSAGDDTLDGGAGDDAVHGGLGNDQLRGGAGHDVLFGGWGDDTLSGLEDDPDTDDWADTDMMDFLNGGGGTDMITAGAGDVVTTGDGADTVLLGDWLSAEHQAEILDFAPGEDTLMVVYNDASGDEPDVDLTPDPNDSTLQHIMLNGVQIASVNNAPGLNAGHITLIGSSQLPAGALL, from the coding sequence ATGCTGCTTCTTGCGGGCCTGATGGGAATGATGGCGTTGGGTGCGACCGCTTTCATGGGTCTCAGCGCGGAGCAGGACGACGATTCTAGTGCTGATAGGGATGTCTCTGAGCAAGAAGATCACGCAGACGAGCAGGCCGTGGCCGACGTCGGCGCCCAAGGAAACGGGACCAGCATTCTCGACTTTCTCAAGGATGAGGCTGAGGATGGCAATGATCTGGCCGGGGATGATGATAAAGGATCTGGTGCTGAGATATCTGTGAAAGCCAGCGATCAGGCCCCGCCAGCAGGCAGTGATGCTGAAATTGACAGCGATACCCAAGACACCCGTGAGGCCAAGAGCAATAAAGTTGCCGCCGAGCGTATCACGGTCGGTACGCCCGAGGGCGACCTGCTGGATGGGGCGGACGCGCGCGATGTAGCCAACGGCTATGACGGCGATGATACCATGTCGGGCAGATTGAACGACGATGAACTGTGGGGTGCCTTCGGCGCCGATTCATTGGCTGGCGGTGCGGGCCACGACACGCTGCATGGTGGCGCCGGTGACGACGTTATGCTGGGCGAAGATGGCGACGATAACATGTTCGGTCATGGTGATAACGACACGATGTCGGGCGGAGCTGGTGACGACAGCCTTGTCGGTAGCGCGGGCGACGACACGCTGGATGGCGGCGCGGGCGACGATGCGGTGCATGGTGGTCTGGGTAACGATCAGTTGCGCGGCGGTGCGGGCCATGACGTGCTGTTTGGCGGCTGGGGTGACGACACGCTCTCGGGGCTGGAGGACGATCCCGATACGGACGACTGGGCTGATACCGATATGATGGATTTCCTCAACGGGGGCGGCGGCACGGACATGATCACGGCTGGCGCAGGCGATGTTGTGACCACCGGCGATGGGGCCGATACCGTGCTGCTGGGTGACTGGCTGAGCGCCGAGCATCAGGCAGAAATTCTGGACTTTGCGCCGGGCGAGGATACACTGATGGTGGTTTACAACGATGCAAGCGGGGACGAGCCCGACGTTGACCTGACCCCTGATCCAAACGATTCGACCCTTCAGCATATAATGCTGAACGGGGTACAGATCGCATCGGTGAACAACGCGCCGGGACTGAACGCCGGGCATATCACCCTGATCGGGTCCAGCCAGTTGCCCGCGGGCGCGCTGCTGTAG
- a CDS encoding DUF1643 domain-containing protein: protein MITRTHQKGDADSIAIYSDCERYRYALTRVWDKAGKRVHFIMLNPSTATEQQNDPTVERCERRARALGFGAFRVTNIFAWRDTDPRNMRAAVDPVGPANDSAILEGCVWADSNIAAWGTHGAHLDRGARTMALLAGAGTRLHHLGLTKDGHPRHPLYIAYACQPELWEMSQSD, encoded by the coding sequence ATGATCACGCGCACGCATCAAAAGGGCGATGCGGATTCCATCGCCATCTATTCGGATTGCGAGCGCTATCGCTATGCGCTGACCCGCGTCTGGGACAAGGCGGGCAAGCGCGTTCATTTCATCATGCTGAACCCGTCAACCGCGACCGAGCAGCAGAACGATCCCACGGTCGAGCGCTGCGAGCGGCGCGCGCGGGCGCTGGGGTTTGGCGCGTTTCGAGTCACCAACATCTTTGCCTGGCGCGACACCGACCCGCGCAACATGCGCGCAGCCGTTGATCCCGTCGGCCCGGCCAACGACTCTGCCATTCTGGAGGGGTGCGTCTGGGCCGACAGCAACATCGCCGCCTGGGGCACGCATGGCGCGCATCTGGACCGGGGCGCACGCACGATGGCGCTGCTGGCCGGGGCAGGCACGCGCCTGCATCATCTGGGCCTGACCAAGGACGGACACCCGCGTCACCCGCTTTATATTGCCTATGCGTGCCAGCCCGAGCTGTGGGAAATGTCGCAAAGCGATTAA
- the truB gene encoding tRNA pseudouridine(55) synthase TruB, with product MARKRKGRDISGWLIVDKPAGITSTSVVNKVRWALQAKKAGHAGTLDPEATGVLAVALGEATKTVPYITDALKAYKFEVRFGAATNTDDAEGEVIATSDTRPSDDEIKEALHAFVGDIMQVPPKFSAVKIDGQRAYKLARDGEDVTLAARPLWVDELLLVDRPDPDRAVLEMVCGKGGYVRAIARDLGETLGCYGHVTWLRRVWSGPFEATEGVTLEKIEALAHDPALDAHILPLEVGLTDLPELRCTQEGAAKLRNGNPGMVYPGDAEYGDECWASLEGRAIAVGIYKAGELHPSRVFVDPA from the coding sequence ATGGCACGCAAACGCAAGGGGCGCGATATTTCCGGCTGGCTGATCGTGGACAAGCCTGCGGGCATCACCTCGACCTCTGTCGTCAACAAAGTGCGCTGGGCGCTGCAAGCCAAGAAGGCGGGACACGCAGGCACGCTTGACCCCGAGGCGACCGGTGTTCTGGCAGTCGCGCTGGGCGAGGCGACCAAGACGGTGCCCTACATCACCGACGCCCTCAAGGCCTACAAATTCGAAGTGCGTTTCGGCGCGGCAACCAATACCGACGATGCCGAGGGCGAAGTGATTGCGACCAGCGACACGCGCCCTTCTGATGACGAAATCAAAGAGGCGCTGCACGCCTTCGTTGGCGATATCATGCAGGTGCCGCCCAAATTTTCGGCAGTCAAGATCGACGGCCAGCGCGCCTACAAACTGGCCCGCGACGGCGAGGATGTGACGCTGGCCGCGCGGCCCCTGTGGGTGGATGAATTGCTGCTGGTGGATCGCCCGGACCCCGACCGCGCGGTGCTGGAAATGGTCTGCGGCAAGGGCGGCTATGTGCGCGCCATCGCCCGCGATCTGGGCGAGACGCTGGGCTGCTACGGCCATGTAACGTGGCTGCGCCGCGTCTGGTCGGGCCCGTTTGAGGCGACCGAGGGCGTAACGCTGGAGAAGATCGAGGCGCTGGCGCACGACCCGGCGCTGGACGCACATATTCTGCCGCTGGAAGTGGGTCTGACCGACCTGCCCGAGCTGCGCTGCACGCAAGAGGGCGCGGCCAAGCTGCGCAATGGCAATCCCGGTATGGTTTACCCCGGCGACGCCGAATACGGCGACGAATGCTGGGCCTCGCTTGAGGGTCGCGCGATAGCGGTCGGCATCTACAAGGCTGGCGAGCTGCATCCCAGCCGCGTCTTTGTGGATCCTGCATGA
- a CDS encoding phosphodiester glycosidase family protein: MTRAWLAAALALLPMQAAGAECRRDTFEGVGYSICEVDMADEDLRLFLKSQDGETLGSFSRTNAMLADEGAALNFAMNAGMYHSDRRPVGLYVEDGHEEAGIVTSEGPGNFGLLPNGVLCIREDGADVIETLRFVREAPTCRDATQSGPMLVIDGELHPRFLVDSDSLYVRNGVGTNEGGTRAVFAISDAAVNFHTFGRMFRDHLKLPQALYFDGNISKLYAPELERSDVGFPMGPIVGTVTRVQPDE, translated from the coding sequence ATGACTAGGGCGTGGTTGGCCGCTGCGCTGGCGCTGTTGCCGATGCAGGCGGCGGGCGCCGAGTGCCGCCGCGACACGTTCGAGGGGGTGGGTTATTCCATCTGCGAGGTGGACATGGCGGACGAGGATTTGCGCCTGTTCCTGAAGTCTCAGGACGGTGAGACACTGGGCAGTTTCAGCCGCACCAATGCGATGCTGGCGGATGAGGGTGCTGCGCTCAATTTCGCCATGAATGCCGGAATGTATCATTCGGATCGTCGCCCCGTTGGCCTTTACGTTGAGGACGGACATGAGGAGGCGGGCATCGTCACCTCTGAGGGGCCGGGCAATTTCGGCCTGCTGCCGAATGGCGTGTTGTGCATCCGCGAGGATGGCGCCGACGTGATCGAGACGCTGCGGTTTGTGCGTGAGGCGCCGACGTGTCGCGATGCCACGCAATCAGGGCCGATGCTGGTGATCGACGGCGAATTGCATCCCAGGTTTCTGGTCGATAGCGACAGTCTATATGTGCGCAACGGTGTCGGGACGAACGAGGGCGGAACGCGCGCGGTCTTTGCGATCTCGGACGCGGCGGTGAATTTCCATACATTCGGGCGAATGTTTCGCGATCATCTAAAGCTGCCTCAGGCGTTGTACTTCGACGGCAATATCTCAAAGCTCTATGCGCCGGAACTGGAGCGTAGCGACGTCGGCTTTCCCATGGGGCCGATTGTTGGCACCGTGACGCGCGTGCAGCCGGACGAATAA
- the rbfA gene encoding 30S ribosome-binding factor RbfA: MAKNKSHDGSGPTQRQLQVGENVRRTLAEVLGRGDIHDPDLSRMSVTVGEVRMSSDLKIATAYVMPLGGEGQDELVGLLARNKGELRRVMSKKLGLKFAPDLRFRLDTTFDQMDETRRLFSRGDVQRDLDD, translated from the coding sequence ATGGCAAAGAACAAATCTCATGATGGCTCCGGCCCGACGCAGCGGCAACTTCAGGTGGGCGAAAATGTGCGCCGCACACTGGCCGAGGTTTTGGGGCGCGGCGATATCCACGATCCGGACCTCTCCCGCATGTCGGTGACGGTGGGCGAGGTGCGCATGTCTTCGGACCTCAAGATCGCGACCGCTTATGTCATGCCACTGGGCGGCGAGGGGCAGGACGAACTGGTCGGCCTGCTGGCGCGCAACAAAGGCGAGTTGCGCCGTGTCATGAGCAAGAAGCTGGGGCTGAAATTCGCACCCGATCTAAGGTTTCGCCTGGATACCACGTTCGATCAGATGGACGAGACCCGGCGCCTGTTTTCGCGCGGCGACGTCCAGCGGGATCTGGATGACTAG
- the dapB gene encoding 4-hydroxy-tetrahydrodipicolinate reductase: protein MTTGPGIAVTGASGRMGQMLIRTITDSGRAHLAGAVERAGHAWIGRDAGEAMGGAPLGVTVTDDALEAFAPAQAIIDFTAPAATVAFSKLAAQARAVHVIGTTGFSEAELEALKPAARHCVQVRAGNMSLGVNLLTMLTEKVAKALDDDFDIEIVEAHHNQKVDAPSGTALMLGEAAATGRGVALDHVSDRARDGITGPRERGHIGFSAIRGGDVVGEHDVIFAAAGERIVLRHIATDRAVFARGALKAALWGQGRPPGAYDMLDVLGLG from the coding sequence ATGACCACAGGACCGGGCATAGCAGTGACAGGCGCATCGGGCCGGATGGGCCAAATGCTGATCCGCACCATCACGGATAGCGGGCGCGCCCACCTCGCCGGCGCAGTCGAGCGGGCAGGTCACGCATGGATCGGTCGCGACGCGGGCGAGGCGATGGGCGGCGCGCCACTGGGCGTCACGGTGACCGACGACGCGCTTGAGGCATTCGCCCCCGCGCAGGCCATCATCGACTTTACCGCCCCCGCCGCCACAGTCGCGTTTTCCAAACTGGCCGCGCAGGCCCGCGCCGTGCATGTCATCGGCACCACCGGATTTTCCGAGGCAGAGCTGGAAGCATTGAAGCCCGCCGCCCGCCATTGCGTGCAGGTCCGCGCGGGCAACATGAGCCTTGGCGTCAACCTGCTGACCATGCTGACCGAGAAGGTCGCAAAGGCGCTGGACGACGATTTCGACATCGAGATCGTCGAGGCGCATCACAATCAAAAGGTCGACGCCCCCTCGGGCACCGCCCTGATGCTGGGCGAGGCTGCGGCGACCGGGCGCGGAGTCGCGCTGGACCATGTATCGGACCGCGCCCGCGACGGCATCACCGGGCCACGTGAGCGGGGCCATATCGGGTTTTCCGCCATCCGCGGCGGCGATGTGGTGGGCGAGCATGACGTAATCTTTGCCGCGGCGGGCGAGCGGATCGTTCTGCGCCATATCGCGACCGATAGGGCGGTGTTCGCGCGCGGCGCTTTGAAGGCGGCGCTCTGGGGTCAGGGAAGGCCGCCGGGGGCGTATGATATGCTGGATGTTTTGGGGTTGGGGTAA
- a CDS encoding SulP family inorganic anion transporter, whose protein sequence is MKPKIITTLKTYDREQFTSDLIAGVSVAMVALPLSLAIAIASGAGPEKGLVTAIVAGFLISFLGGSRVQIGGPTGAFIVVVFGVIANHGYDGLVLATLMAGIIMLVAGYLKAGNLVAYVPEPVINGFTIGIGIIIATSQIKDFFGLSMAEVPAEFIAKTHALWAARDTLNLYAVAIGLATMAMIVGLRRVAPRFPGLVVAVGLTSVIVAIAYLPVDTIFSRFGPLPSTLPMPALPDISVERIISLLPSALIIAFLASVESLLSAMVADKMIGGKHRPNAEVLAQGFANIGSALFGGLPATGAIARTATNVRAGGKTPVAGVIHALTILLVMLLAAPVAGYLAMPALAGLLILTAWNMSEPHKWRGYMQTRVSDRVLLILTLVLTVFADLTVAIGVGVSVGLALRLRRSNADIEKDWTTPDR, encoded by the coding sequence ATGAAACCAAAGATAATAACGACACTGAAAACCTATGACCGCGAACAGTTCACCAGCGACCTGATCGCCGGCGTGAGCGTGGCGATGGTTGCTTTGCCACTCAGCCTTGCCATCGCCATCGCATCGGGGGCGGGGCCGGAAAAGGGGCTGGTGACAGCAATCGTTGCGGGGTTCCTGATCTCGTTTCTGGGTGGCAGCCGTGTGCAGATCGGCGGGCCGACGGGTGCGTTCATCGTCGTCGTCTTTGGCGTCATTGCAAATCACGGATATGACGGGCTGGTTCTGGCCACGCTCATGGCTGGTATCATTATGCTGGTTGCGGGCTACCTGAAGGCCGGAAACCTCGTTGCCTATGTGCCCGAACCCGTCATCAACGGATTTACCATCGGCATCGGGATCATCATCGCGACCAGCCAGATCAAGGATTTCTTTGGCCTGTCCATGGCCGAGGTTCCGGCCGAATTCATTGCCAAGACCCACGCGCTTTGGGCCGCCCGCGATACTCTCAATCTCTATGCAGTCGCGATCGGCCTCGCGACCATGGCCATGATCGTCGGACTGCGCCGCGTCGCCCCCAGGTTTCCAGGACTGGTCGTCGCTGTTGGGCTTACCTCGGTCATCGTCGCCATCGCATATCTACCGGTCGATACGATCTTTTCCCGTTTCGGCCCGTTGCCCAGCACGCTGCCCATGCCCGCCCTCCCGGACATCAGCGTCGAGCGGATTATCAGCCTGCTGCCTTCGGCCCTGATCATTGCATTCCTTGCGAGCGTCGAATCGCTGCTGTCGGCGATGGTCGCGGACAAGATGATCGGCGGCAAACACAGGCCAAACGCCGAGGTTCTGGCGCAGGGCTTTGCCAATATCGGATCTGCCCTCTTTGGCGGCTTGCCTGCGACCGGGGCCATTGCCCGCACGGCGACGAATGTGCGCGCTGGCGGCAAGACGCCCGTTGCCGGGGTCATTCACGCGCTGACGATTCTGCTGGTCATGCTGCTGGCGGCGCCTGTGGCGGGCTACCTTGCCATGCCGGCCCTTGCCGGTCTGCTGATCCTGACGGCCTGGAACATGAGTGAGCCGCATAAATGGCGCGGCTACATGCAAACGCGCGTCTCGGATCGTGTGCTGCTGATCCTGACGCTGGTTCTGACCGTGTTCGCGGATTTGACCGTCGCCATTGGTGTGGGTGTCTCGGTCGGTCTTGCTTTGCGGCTAAGGCGAAGCAATGCCGATATTGAAAAGGACTGGACGACGCCGGACCGCTAA
- a CDS encoding pyridoxal phosphate-dependent aminotransferase: MPALPDFRLETHFAKWEFSARHHMTASDAESVSLADLLGMASDEDRAAFQNMWLGYTETWGEPALRAEIAATYAAQSADDILCFAGASEGIFAANSVLLERGDHAIVVTPNYQSHETLPSMICEATGVPLDPQDGWSLDIDRIAVAIRPNTRLVTINFPHNPTGAILPLDRYRALIELCRKHGIWILHDEIFNGLGPSGAAHLPFIADEYERGLSLGVMSKSYGLPGLRIGWIACQDRDVLSRMERMKHYLSICNSGPSEHLARIALKARDRLLARNNAIVDENLPKWDAFFARHPDLFEWQRPQGSCMGYPRYLGPEGVEEFARRLVEESGVLVLPSTIYRSELGETPQNRFRIGFGRTGLDAGLAAMDANIMRNRE, translated from the coding sequence GTGCCAGCACTACCCGATTTCCGGCTGGAGACGCATTTCGCCAAGTGGGAGTTCAGCGCCCGCCACCACATGACCGCGTCCGACGCCGAGAGCGTGTCACTGGCCGATCTGCTCGGCATGGCCAGCGATGAGGATCGCGCGGCGTTTCAAAACATGTGGCTGGGCTATACCGAAACATGGGGGGAACCGGCGCTGCGGGCCGAGATCGCGGCGACCTATGCCGCGCAATCCGCCGATGATATCCTTTGTTTTGCGGGCGCGAGCGAGGGGATATTCGCCGCCAATTCCGTGCTGTTGGAGCGCGGCGATCATGCCATCGTGGTCACGCCGAATTATCAGTCGCACGAAACACTGCCCAGCATGATTTGCGAGGCCACAGGCGTGCCGCTGGACCCCCAGGATGGCTGGTCGCTGGACATCGACCGGATTGCCGTCGCGATCCGGCCTAACACCCGGCTGGTGACGATCAACTTTCCGCACAATCCCACCGGCGCGATCCTGCCGCTGGACCGCTATCGCGCGCTGATCGAGCTATGCCGCAAACATGGTATCTGGATCTTGCATGACGAGATTTTCAATGGGCTGGGACCAAGTGGTGCCGCGCATCTGCCCTTTATCGCTGATGAATACGAGCGCGGTCTATCGCTGGGCGTGATGTCGAAATCCTACGGCCTGCCCGGCCTGCGCATCGGCTGGATCGCGTGTCAGGACCGCGACGTGCTGTCCCGCATGGAGCGGATGAAGCACTACCTGTCGATCTGCAATTCCGGCCCGTCCGAACATCTGGCCCGCATCGCGCTAAAGGCGCGGGATCGCCTGCTGGCGCGCAACAATGCCATCGTGGACGAGAACCTGCCGAAATGGGACGCGTTCTTTGCCCGCCATCCGGACCTGTTCGAATGGCAGCGCCCTCAGGGGTCGTGCATGGGCTATCCGCGGTATCTGGGGCCGGAGGGCGTCGAGGAATTCGCGCGGCGCTTGGTGGAGGAAAGCGGCGTGTTGGTGTTGCCGAGTACGATCTACCGCTCGGAATTGGGTGAAACGCCGCAGAATCGCTTCAGGATTGGGTTTGGGCGGACGGGATTGGATGCGGGGCTGGCGGCGATGGACGCGAATATCATGCGGAACCGTGAATAG
- a CDS encoding dihydrodipicolinate reductase, with protein MRSVTSIACAVSLSLFAAPAQAQSFEAVTTRDAFVAAVSGRALTRLGITLSVAPNGEIKGRAFGSPVTGAWNWQGGYFCRDLYWGADRLDPNCQTVKISGDTIRFISDQGKGRGADLTVK; from the coding sequence ATGCGCTCTGTCACATCCATCGCCTGCGCCGTGTCACTCAGCCTATTCGCAGCGCCGGCACAGGCCCAATCGTTCGAGGCCGTGACGACGCGCGATGCGTTCGTCGCTGCCGTTTCGGGACGCGCCCTGACGCGGCTGGGCATAACCCTGTCCGTGGCGCCCAATGGCGAGATCAAGGGCCGCGCCTTCGGCTCGCCCGTCACCGGCGCGTGGAACTGGCAGGGCGGTTATTTCTGTCGCGATCTTTACTGGGGTGCGGACCGGCTGGACCCCAATTGCCAGACCGTAAAGATCAGCGGCGATACGATCCGGTTCATATCGGACCAGGGCAAGGGGCGCGGGGCCGATCTGACGGTCAAATAG
- the thiD gene encoding bifunctional hydroxymethylpyrimidine kinase/phosphomethylpyrimidine kinase produces MIPNILSIAGSDPSGGAGIQADIKSMSANGGYAMAAITALTAQNTRGVQAVQLLTPDIITAQITAIRDDIRIDAVKIGMLGNAAIIGAVADALADVNAPIVLDPVMVAKGGDRLLAAEAVDALRRLLLPMAALITPNLPEIADLLGCKEARDTGEMAEHAERLMDLGARAVLLKGGHLDGPDSPDLLMWSGGTEWLHSARIDSPNTHGTGCTLSSAIAAHLGAGLTLLDAVQRGKLYVTGAIADAHRLSVGHGHGPTHHFHLWQR; encoded by the coding sequence ATGATCCCCAATATCCTCTCTATCGCGGGGTCCGATCCGTCGGGCGGCGCCGGTATTCAGGCGGACATCAAGTCGATGTCGGCCAATGGCGGCTACGCCATGGCGGCGATCACCGCGCTGACCGCGCAGAACACCCGTGGGGTGCAAGCGGTGCAGCTGCTGACGCCGGACATCATCACGGCCCAGATCACTGCGATCCGCGACGATATCCGCATCGACGCGGTCAAGATTGGGATGCTGGGCAATGCGGCCATCATCGGTGCGGTGGCGGACGCGCTGGCGGATGTGAATGCGCCCATCGTGCTCGACCCGGTGATGGTCGCGAAGGGCGGTGATCGGCTGCTGGCCGCCGAGGCGGTCGATGCGCTGCGCCGCCTGCTGCTGCCGATGGCGGCGCTGATCACGCCGAACCTGCCCGAGATTGCTGATCTATTGGGCTGCAAAGAGGCGCGTGATACCGGTGAGATGGCCGAACATGCCGAGCGGTTGATGGACCTTGGCGCGCGGGCGGTCTTGCTGAAAGGGGGGCATCTGGATGGTCCGGACAGCCCCGATCTACTGATGTGGAGCGGTGGCACCGAATGGTTGCACAGCGCGCGCATCGACAGCCCAAACACCCACGGCACCGGCTGCACCCTGTCTTCGGCCATCGCGGCGCATCTGGGGGCGGGCCTTACGCTGCTGGATGCTGTCCAGCGTGGCAAACTCTATGTCACCGGCGCCATCGCCGATGCGCATCGGCTGAGTGTTGGCCATGGTCACGGCCCGACGCATCACTTTCATCTCTGGCAGCGTTAA
- the thiE gene encoding thiamine phosphate synthase encodes MRLGPVYFVTDADAPVSVPDQVRAVVAAGVPIVQLRDKDANDADFAALARELLHITRAAGAALIVNDRIGVALEIGADGLHVGQGDGDIADIRRRIGPDMILGLSVETLEQLGSIPPNSVDYLGVGPLRATATKPDAAQPLGMDGLAQIIAAAPLPCVAIGGIRPGDAAAIRQAGAAGIAVVSAISRAQDMDRAARALIEKWEAA; translated from the coding sequence ATGAGGCTGGGTCCGGTCTATTTCGTCACCGATGCAGATGCGCCGGTATCTGTGCCCGATCAGGTGCGCGCGGTCGTTGCGGCAGGCGTGCCGATTGTGCAACTGCGCGACAAAGATGCCAACGACGCTGATTTTGCGGCGTTGGCGCGTGAACTGCTGCATATCACCCGCGCTGCCGGTGCGGCGCTGATCGTCAACGACCGGATCGGAGTGGCGTTGGAGATTGGCGCGGATGGCTTGCATGTCGGGCAGGGCGACGGTGATATCGCCGACATTCGCCGCCGGATCGGGCCGGATATGATCCTTGGGCTTTCGGTGGAAACACTGGAGCAATTAGGCTCTATCCCGCCAAATAGTGTCGATTATCTTGGCGTTGGTCCCCTGCGCGCGACTGCGACCAAGCCGGATGCGGCGCAGCCGCTGGGCATGGACGGGCTGGCACAGATCATCGCCGCCGCGCCGCTGCCCTGCGTCGCTATTGGCGGCATAAGGCCGGGGGACGCGGCGGCCATCCGGCAGGCGGGCGCGGCGGGTATTGCAGTCGTCTCGGCAATATCGCGTGCGCAGGACATGGACCGCGCGGCGCGCGCGCTGATTGAAAAATGGGAGGCGGCATGA
- the thiM gene encoding hydroxyethylthiazole kinase translates to MDNAGQYLAHMRARAPLVQNITNYVAMNVMANIMLAAGASPAMAHARGEAAEFAGLADALSVNIGTLDPEWVISMEEAAKVMVDAGKPWVLDPVAVGATALRRDAGARLLALKPTIIRGNASEIIALAGAEAAGKGADAANAVADAEDAARALARQTGGVVAVTGEVDFVTDGEAAYRVAGGHALMPRVTVLGCSLTGLVAAFAVGQPALPATVAALAYYGVAGEAAGAEAVGPASFQTAFIDTLHALTPDDVTARARIEAT, encoded by the coding sequence ATGGATAACGCAGGACAATATCTGGCACATATGCGCGCCCGCGCGCCGCTGGTGCAGAACATCACCAATTATGTTGCGATGAACGTCATGGCCAATATCATGCTGGCCGCTGGTGCCAGCCCCGCCATGGCCCATGCGCGCGGCGAAGCGGCTGAATTCGCGGGACTGGCCGATGCGCTAAGCGTCAATATCGGCACGCTCGATCCTGAATGGGTCATCAGCATGGAAGAGGCCGCCAAGGTCATGGTGGACGCGGGCAAGCCTTGGGTTTTGGACCCTGTTGCAGTGGGCGCAACCGCGCTGCGCCGCGATGCAGGCGCGCGGCTTCTGGCGCTGAAGCCCACTATCATTCGCGGCAATGCGTCCGAGATCATCGCGCTGGCGGGGGCCGAGGCAGCGGGCAAGGGCGCCGATGCTGCCAATGCCGTCGCCGACGCCGAGGACGCGGCGCGTGCACTGGCCCGTCAGACGGGCGGCGTCGTCGCCGTGACCGGCGAGGTCGATTTTGTCACCGACGGCGAGGCCGCCTACCGCGTCGCGGGCGGCCATGCGCTGATGCCGCGCGTCACCGTTCTGGGCTGTTCATTGACCGGCCTCGTCGCCGCCTTTGCAGTGGGTCAGCCCGCGCTGCCCGCCACTGTCGCCGCGCTGGCCTACTACGGCGTCGCGGGTGAGGCAGCGGGGGCAGAAGCCGTCGGACCAGCCAGCTTTCAGACCGCCTTTATCGACACGCTTCATGCGCTGACGCCTGATGACGTAACCGCCCGCGCGCGGATCGAGGCGACATGA
- a CDS encoding DUF1674 domain-containing protein produces MTDRPDLPPEAQRALAEAEERRKHADAPDLPKELGGRKDGLEAVRYGDWEKKGIAIDF; encoded by the coding sequence ATGACGGACCGTCCCGATCTGCCACCCGAAGCGCAGCGCGCCCTCGCCGAGGCCGAAGAGCGCCGCAAACATGCGGATGCGCCGGACCTGCCCAAGGAACTGGGCGGACGCAAGGACGGCCTTGAGGCCGTGCGCTACGGCGATTGGGAGAAGAAGGGTATCGCGATAGACTTCTGA